Proteins co-encoded in one Streptomyces diastaticus subsp. diastaticus genomic window:
- a CDS encoding anti-sigma factor, whose amino-acid sequence MTTAELHTLTGAYALHALDDEERAAFDRHLADCPACTTEVAELTATAARLGLAETADAPPEMKDRVMRRIGEVRQEPPRTTAVDSARRPGRARRFTGLALAACLAVAAGLGGVAVWQHQEAEQARQRAEAAERQAASVARVLAAPDARSQSARLDSGSRATVVVSASLDEAVLLAAGLPAPPAGKVYQLWFDDGGTMRSAGVMPPSRGDGVEAVRLEGGVGEASGVGITVEPPGGSRRPSSDPIGLLDLPA is encoded by the coding sequence ATGACCACCGCCGAACTCCACACGCTGACCGGCGCCTACGCGCTGCACGCCCTGGACGACGAGGAGCGGGCCGCTTTCGACCGTCACCTCGCGGACTGCCCGGCCTGCACCACCGAGGTCGCCGAGCTCACCGCCACGGCGGCCCGGCTGGGGCTCGCCGAGACCGCCGACGCGCCGCCGGAGATGAAGGACCGGGTGATGCGCCGCATCGGCGAGGTGCGCCAGGAGCCGCCTCGCACGACCGCCGTGGACTCCGCGCGACGGCCCGGCCGGGCCCGCCGGTTCACCGGCCTGGCGCTCGCCGCCTGCCTCGCCGTCGCGGCCGGGCTCGGCGGTGTCGCCGTCTGGCAGCACCAGGAGGCCGAGCAGGCGCGGCAGCGGGCCGAGGCGGCGGAGCGCCAGGCCGCCTCGGTGGCCCGGGTGCTGGCCGCGCCCGACGCCCGCTCGCAGTCGGCCCGGCTGGACTCCGGCAGCCGCGCCACGGTCGTCGTCTCGGCCTCGCTGGACGAGGCGGTGCTGCTCGCGGCCGGCCTGCCCGCGCCGCCCGCGGGGAAGGTCTACCAGCTCTGGTTCGACGACGGCGGCACCATGCGCTCCGCCGGAGTGATGCCGCCCTCCCGGGGCGACGGCGTCGAGGCCGTCCGCCTGGAGGGCGGCGTCGGCGAGGCGTCCGGTGTCGGCATCACCGTCGAACCGCCGGGCGGCTCCCGCCGGCCGTCCTCCGACCCGATCGGCCTGCTCGACCTGCCGGCCTGA
- a CDS encoding sigma-70 family RNA polymerase sigma factor, with amino-acid sequence MKEPVHIGPPPSAAPDLEALMGQVAVGDRDAFTTVYEAVAGPVLGLVRRVLRDPAQSEEVAQEVLVEVWRTAARYRPAKGSVMTWVLTLAHRRAVDRVRSAQAAADREERAALLDRTPAFDEVAEQVETRLEREQVRRCLRALTELQRESVSLAYYRGLAYREVAELLTVPLGTVKTRLRDGLIRLRDCLGVSV; translated from the coding sequence GTGAAGGAACCCGTCCACATCGGCCCGCCCCCCTCGGCGGCGCCCGACCTGGAGGCGTTGATGGGCCAGGTCGCCGTCGGCGACCGGGACGCCTTCACCACCGTGTACGAAGCGGTGGCGGGACCGGTCCTCGGTCTGGTCCGCCGGGTGCTGCGCGACCCGGCCCAGTCGGAGGAGGTCGCCCAGGAGGTGCTGGTCGAGGTGTGGCGCACCGCCGCGCGCTACCGGCCCGCCAAGGGATCCGTGATGACGTGGGTTCTGACGCTGGCGCACCGCCGCGCCGTCGACCGGGTCCGCTCCGCGCAGGCCGCCGCCGACCGCGAGGAGCGGGCCGCCCTGCTCGACCGCACCCCCGCCTTCGACGAGGTCGCCGAGCAGGTCGAGACCCGGCTGGAGCGTGAGCAGGTGCGCCGCTGCCTGCGCGCCCTCACCGAGCTCCAGCGCGAGTCGGTCAGCCTCGCGTACTACCGCGGCCTCGCCTACCGCGAGGTCGCCGAACTGCTCACGGTGCCGCTCGGCACCGTGAAGACCCGCCTGCGCGACGGCCTGATCCGGCTGCGCGACTGCCTGGGGGTGAGCGTATGA
- a CDS encoding siderophore-interacting protein, whose amino-acid sequence MADRPARKAPQTHLARVVRTERLTPHMQRIVLGGEGLAHFSAGEFTDHYVKVLFPPEGVTYPEPFDIAAIRAQLPRDRWPVTRTYTVRRWDAEAREITVDFVVHGDKGLAGPWASAAVPGDEIRLLGPGGAYAPGGQADWHLLAGDESALPAIAAALEALGEGAQVRAFVEIAGPEEEQRISGPQGDNVVWLHRGDAPVGSLLTEAVRTLEFPEGEVHAFVHGEAGFVKELRRHLRMERGITRDQLSISGYWRLGHDEDGWQASKRDWNAQVEAEQEQAVPAA is encoded by the coding sequence ATGGCGGACCGTCCGGCTCGCAAGGCTCCGCAGACCCATCTCGCGCGGGTGGTGCGGACCGAACGGCTCACCCCGCACATGCAGCGGATCGTGCTCGGCGGTGAGGGCCTGGCGCACTTCTCGGCCGGGGAGTTCACCGACCACTACGTCAAGGTGCTCTTCCCGCCCGAGGGCGTGACCTACCCGGAGCCCTTCGACATCGCGGCGATCCGCGCGCAACTGCCGCGCGACCGGTGGCCGGTGACCCGGACCTACACCGTCCGCCGCTGGGACGCCGAGGCCCGGGAGATCACGGTCGACTTCGTCGTCCACGGCGACAAGGGACTGGCCGGGCCGTGGGCCTCGGCCGCCGTTCCCGGCGACGAGATCCGCCTGCTCGGCCCCGGCGGCGCCTACGCCCCGGGCGGCCAGGCCGACTGGCACCTGCTGGCCGGTGACGAGAGCGCCCTGCCGGCCATCGCCGCCGCCCTGGAGGCGCTCGGCGAAGGCGCGCAGGTCCGCGCCTTCGTCGAGATCGCCGGGCCCGAGGAGGAGCAGCGGATCAGCGGACCGCAGGGCGACAACGTGGTCTGGCTGCACCGGGGCGACGCTCCGGTCGGCTCCCTGCTCACCGAGGCCGTGCGCACCCTGGAGTTCCCCGAGGGCGAGGTGCACGCCTTCGTCCACGGCGAGGCCGGCTTCGTCAAGGAGCTCCGCCGCCACCTGCGGATGGAGCGCGGCATCACACGCGACCAGCTCTCCATCTCCGGCTACTGGCGCCTCGGCCACGACGAGGACGGCTGGCAGGCGTCCAAGCGCGACTGGAACGCCCAGGTCGAGGCCGAGCAGGAGCAGGCCGTCCCCGCGGCCTGA
- a CDS encoding 5'-3' exonuclease — translation MLLDTASLYFRAYFGVPDTVRAPDGTPVNAVRGLLDFIARLVQDHRPDTLVACMDADWRPAWRVELIPTYKAHRVAEESTEGPDVEETPDTLSPQVPVIEAVLDALGIARAGAAGYEADDVIGTLATAADGPVDIVTGDRDLYQLVDDARGVRVLYPLKGVGTLQHTDEDLLREKYGVDGPGYAELALLRGDPSDGLPGVPGVGEKTAAKLLATYGDVAGIVAAAEDPRSKVTPAQRRRLLEARPYLAVAPKVVRVATDVELPPFDPALPRAPRHPEALAALSERWNLGGSLERLLAVLRG, via the coding sequence ATGCTCCTGGACACCGCGTCCCTGTACTTCCGGGCCTACTTCGGCGTCCCCGACACGGTCCGGGCGCCCGACGGCACTCCGGTCAACGCCGTGCGGGGCCTGCTCGACTTCATCGCCCGCCTGGTCCAGGACCACCGTCCGGACACTCTGGTCGCCTGCATGGACGCCGACTGGCGCCCGGCCTGGCGGGTCGAGCTGATCCCGACGTACAAGGCGCACCGGGTGGCGGAGGAGAGCACCGAGGGCCCGGACGTGGAGGAGACCCCGGACACGCTCTCGCCGCAGGTGCCGGTGATCGAGGCGGTGCTCGACGCGCTGGGCATCGCCCGCGCCGGGGCCGCCGGTTACGAGGCGGACGACGTCATCGGCACCCTGGCCACCGCGGCGGACGGCCCGGTCGACATCGTCACCGGCGACCGCGACCTGTACCAACTGGTGGACGACGCCCGCGGCGTGCGCGTCCTCTACCCCCTCAAGGGCGTCGGCACCCTCCAGCACACCGACGAGGATCTGCTCCGCGAGAAGTACGGCGTCGACGGGCCCGGCTACGCGGAGCTGGCCCTGCTGCGCGGCGATCCCAGCGACGGCCTGCCCGGCGTCCCCGGCGTCGGCGAGAAGACGGCGGCCAAGCTGCTCGCCACCTACGGCGACGTGGCCGGAATCGTCGCGGCCGCCGAGGACCCGCGCTCCAAGGTGACGCCCGCCCAGCGCCGGAGGCTGCTGGAGGCCCGCCCCTACCTGGCCGTCGCACCGAAGGTGGTGCGTGTCGCCACCGACGTCGAGCTGCCCCCCTTCGACCCCGCCCTGCCGCGCGCCCCGCGCCACCCCGAGGCCCTGGCCGCCCTGTCGGAGCGGTGGAACCTGGGCGGCTCGCTGGAGCGGCTGCTCGCGGTGCTGCGTGGCTGA
- a CDS encoding quaternary amine ABC transporter ATP-binding protein: protein MSRLQAEHLYKVFGRRPDEAVQRLEKGADRDELRAEGTTAAVIDASFSVEPGQIFVVMGLSGSGKSTLLRMLNGLLEPTAGHVRFDGQDLTELAPADLRAVRSQKISMVFQHFALFPHRSVLENAAYGLEVQGVPRAERERRGLEALELAGLAGWEKSWPDELSGGMQQRVGLARALATDADLLLMDESFSALDPLIRRDMQDQLLELQKRLKKTIVFITHDLNEAMRLGDRIAVMRDGRIVQIGSSEDILVTPANDYVASFTQDVDRSRVLTAAAIMADAGTVTDAPAATGGKSLGGSGTRSEREILDAAPAVVAEDTPIIELFTPCATSAEPVAVTDAGGKLVGVVPRERLLAVLGEPMSPSAPRDAADEDEGKVSAHA from the coding sequence GTGTCCAGGCTGCAAGCCGAGCATCTGTACAAAGTGTTCGGAAGACGACCCGATGAAGCGGTGCAACGACTGGAGAAGGGAGCCGACCGGGACGAGCTGCGTGCCGAGGGCACCACGGCCGCGGTGATCGACGCCTCCTTCTCCGTCGAGCCTGGCCAGATCTTCGTCGTCATGGGGCTCTCCGGCTCCGGCAAGTCGACGCTGCTGCGTATGCTGAACGGGCTCCTCGAGCCCACCGCCGGGCACGTCCGCTTCGACGGCCAGGACCTGACCGAACTGGCCCCCGCCGACCTGCGCGCCGTCCGCTCGCAGAAGATCAGCATGGTCTTCCAGCACTTCGCGCTCTTCCCGCACCGCAGCGTGCTGGAGAACGCCGCGTACGGCCTGGAGGTCCAGGGCGTGCCGCGTGCCGAGCGGGAGCGCCGCGGGCTGGAGGCGCTGGAGCTCGCCGGGCTCGCCGGCTGGGAGAAGTCCTGGCCCGACGAGCTGTCCGGCGGTATGCAGCAGCGGGTGGGCCTCGCCCGCGCGCTGGCCACCGACGCCGACCTGCTGCTGATGGACGAGTCGTTCAGCGCGCTCGACCCGCTGATCCGCCGCGACATGCAGGACCAGCTCCTGGAGCTCCAGAAGCGGCTGAAGAAGACCATCGTCTTCATCACCCACGACCTCAACGAGGCGATGCGCCTCGGGGACCGCATCGCCGTCATGCGGGACGGCCGCATCGTCCAGATCGGCAGCTCCGAGGACATCCTCGTGACCCCGGCCAACGACTATGTCGCCTCCTTCACCCAGGACGTCGACCGCTCCCGCGTGCTGACCGCCGCGGCGATCATGGCCGACGCGGGCACCGTGACGGACGCCCCCGCCGCCACCGGCGGGAAGAGCCTCGGTGGCAGCGGCACCCGATCCGAGCGGGAGATCCTCGACGCCGCCCCCGCGGTGGTCGCTGAGGACACGCCCATCATCGAGCTGTTCACCCCCTGCGCCACCAGCGCCGAGCCGGTCGCGGTGACCGACGCCGGCGGCAAGCTGGTCGGTGTCGTCCCCCGTGAACGACTGCTCGCCGTGCTCGGCGAGCCGATGTCCCCCTCGGCGCCGCGTGACGCCGCCGACGAGGACGAGGGCAAGGTGAGCGCCCATGCCTAG
- a CDS encoding ABC transporter permease/substrate binding protein — protein sequence MPRLPFGEWVDSGVDWLQNNLSWLFDAISAVVKGLDTGINAVLTAPEPLLLAGIFAVIAWWLRGLLAGALSFVGFGLIISMELWDDAMATLSLVLVATLVAIVVSVPLGIWAARSRTVSAALRPVLDFMQTMPGMVYLLPAVIFFGLGAAPGIVATIIFAMPPGVRMTELGIRQVDGELVEAAEAFGTTPRNTLLRVQLPLALSTIMAGVNQVIMLGLSMVVIAGMVGAAGLGSSVYEGISQLNIGLGFEAGVSIVILAIYLDRLTSGLGQQVSPVGRRAIAKARATAAGSKKIWSYRPQTAVAMIGVVVLALVAGGMGALGSSDDEARADAGNVGQGREINIGYIPWDEGIASTYLWKEMLEQRGFKVNAQQYEAGALYTGMASGEIDFETDSWLPTTHESYWKKYGDKLEDMGSWYGPTSLEVAVPSYVKGIESMEDLKGQADKFKGRIVGIEPGAGEMQLLKSKVLKEYGLDKEFKVVDGSTPAMLAELKRAYAKKEPVAVTLWSPHWAYNEFDLTKLKDPEGAWGEGDEIHTLARKGFSSDFPEVGKWLKDFKMSEEQLTSLEAEIQGADKGKEQDAVRAWLKDQPKALDTWAPVSADGDKKKDIAAEAERTMEVAWFPWEEDIAATYLWKHVLEERGYKMNLRQFEVGPMYAAMSRGQIDVQFDAWLPNTQKKYWDKYQDELVDLGDWYGPTSLELAVPDYVKDVKSLADLKGKGEQFDGRIVGIEAGTETMDILKNKVVPGYGLSDEYKVVDSSTPGMLAELKRAYAKKEPIAVMLWTPHWAYNEYKLNKLEDPKKLFGEGDRLRTVAHKSFTENYPVASDWFRDFKLSEEQLAGLENEIQKRGTGKEEQAVDAWLKKHPELVDELAPV from the coding sequence ATGCCTAGGCTGCCCTTCGGCGAGTGGGTCGACTCCGGTGTCGACTGGCTCCAGAACAACCTCTCCTGGCTCTTCGACGCCATCAGCGCCGTCGTCAAGGGCCTGGACACCGGCATCAACGCGGTTCTCACCGCCCCCGAGCCGCTGCTGCTCGCGGGGATCTTCGCCGTCATCGCCTGGTGGCTGCGCGGCCTGCTGGCCGGCGCCCTGAGCTTCGTCGGATTCGGCCTCATCATCTCGATGGAGCTGTGGGACGACGCGATGGCGACGCTGTCGCTGGTGCTGGTCGCCACCCTGGTCGCGATCGTGGTCTCCGTGCCGCTGGGCATATGGGCGGCCCGCTCCCGCACGGTGAGCGCCGCGCTGCGACCGGTCCTGGACTTCATGCAGACCATGCCCGGCATGGTCTACCTGCTGCCGGCCGTCATCTTCTTCGGCCTCGGCGCCGCCCCCGGCATCGTCGCCACCATCATCTTCGCGATGCCTCCGGGCGTCCGGATGACCGAGCTGGGCATCCGGCAGGTCGACGGAGAGCTGGTGGAAGCGGCCGAAGCCTTCGGCACGACGCCACGCAACACCCTGCTGCGGGTGCAGCTCCCGCTGGCGCTCTCCACGATCATGGCCGGTGTCAACCAGGTCATCATGCTGGGCCTGTCGATGGTCGTCATCGCGGGCATGGTCGGCGCGGCCGGCCTCGGCAGCTCGGTCTACGAGGGCATCAGCCAGCTGAACATCGGCCTCGGCTTCGAAGCCGGTGTCTCCATCGTCATCCTCGCGATCTACCTGGACCGCCTCACCAGCGGCCTGGGCCAGCAGGTCTCGCCGGTCGGCCGCCGCGCCATAGCCAAGGCCCGCGCCACGGCCGCCGGCAGCAAGAAGATCTGGAGCTACCGCCCCCAGACCGCCGTCGCCATGATCGGCGTCGTCGTGCTCGCGCTGGTCGCCGGCGGCATGGGCGCCCTCGGCTCCTCGGACGACGAGGCCCGCGCCGACGCCGGGAACGTGGGCCAGGGCCGTGAGATCAACATCGGTTACATCCCTTGGGACGAGGGCATCGCTTCCACGTATCTGTGGAAGGAGATGCTGGAGCAGCGCGGTTTCAAGGTCAACGCTCAGCAGTACGAGGCCGGTGCCCTGTACACGGGTATGGCCAGCGGTGAGATCGATTTCGAGACGGATTCGTGGCTTCCGACCACGCATGAGTCGTACTGGAAGAAGTACGGCGACAAGTTGGAGGACATGGGTTCGTGGTACGGCCCGACGTCTCTTGAGGTCGCGGTTCCCTCGTATGTGAAGGGGATCGAGTCGATGGAGGATCTGAAGGGTCAGGCGGACAAGTTCAAGGGCCGGATCGTCGGTATCGAGCCGGGTGCCGGTGAGATGCAGCTCCTGAAGAGCAAGGTGCTGAAGGAGTACGGCCTGGACAAGGAGTTCAAGGTCGTCGACGGTTCGACGCCGGCGATGCTGGCGGAGCTGAAGCGTGCCTATGCGAAGAAGGAGCCGGTCGCGGTCACTCTGTGGTCGCCGCACTGGGCGTACAACGAGTTCGACCTGACGAAGCTCAAGGACCCGGAGGGTGCCTGGGGCGAGGGGGACGAGATCCACACGCTGGCGCGTAAGGGTTTCTCGTCGGACTTCCCCGAGGTGGGTAAGTGGCTCAAGGACTTCAAGATGTCCGAGGAGCAGCTGACCAGCCTGGAGGCGGAGATCCAGGGTGCGGACAAGGGCAAGGAGCAGGACGCCGTCCGCGCCTGGCTGAAGGACCAGCCCAAGGCCCTCGACACCTGGGCCCCCGTCTCCGCCGACGGCGACAAGAAGAAGGACATCGCCGCCGAGGCCGAGCGCACCATGGAGGTCGCCTGGTTCCCGTGGGAGGAGGACATCGCCGCCACGTACCTGTGGAAGCACGTCCTCGAGGAGCGCGGCTACAAGATGAACCTGCGCCAGTTCGAGGTCGGGCCGATGTACGCGGCGATGTCGCGCGGCCAGATCGACGTGCAGTTCGACGCCTGGCTGCCGAACACCCAGAAGAAGTACTGGGACAAGTACCAGGACGAACTGGTCGACCTCGGTGACTGGTACGGCCCCACCTCGTTAGAGCTGGCCGTCCCCGACTACGTGAAGGACGTCAAGTCCCTCGCCGACCTCAAGGGCAAGGGCGAGCAGTTCGACGGCCGCATCGTGGGTATCGAGGCCGGTACCGAGACGATGGACATCCTGAAGAACAAGGTCGTCCCCGGATACGGTCTGAGCGACGAGTACAAGGTCGTCGACAGCTCCACCCCCGGCATGCTCGCCGAGCTGAAGCGCGCGTACGCCAAGAAGGAGCCGATCGCGGTCATGCTCTGGACGCCCCACTGGGCGTACAACGAGTACAAGCTGAACAAGCTGGAGGACCCGAAGAAGCTCTTCGGCGAGGGCGACCGGCTGCGGACCGTGGCGCACAAGTCGTTCACCGAGAACTACCCGGTGGCCTCCGACTGGTTCCGCGACTTCAAGCTCAGCGAGGAGCAGCTCGCCGGGCTGGAGAACGAGATCCAGAAGCGCGGCACGGGCAAGGAGGAGCAGGCCGTCGACGCCTGGCTCAAGAAGCACCCGGAGCTGGTCGACGAGCTCGCACCCGTGTGA
- a CDS encoding helix-turn-helix domain-containing protein: MDEKVTLRVGPAVRRRRRALELTLAAVAERSGLSVPFLSQVENQRARPSLRSLEAVADALETTAVELMDSVDPAHTVEVVRADPEDRGGKEIRTLVPGHHQLEALEFTGDHDEGREQLHRNDELLYVVEGTVEVEAEGRAHRLGRGDTLYLTGGVRHRWRATGPDTRILLVTVADHVDTEADTRD, from the coding sequence ATGGACGAGAAAGTGACCCTGCGGGTCGGGCCGGCCGTCCGGCGGCGGCGCCGTGCCCTGGAGCTGACACTGGCGGCCGTCGCGGAGCGCAGTGGCCTCTCCGTGCCCTTCCTCAGCCAGGTGGAGAACCAGCGGGCCCGCCCCAGCCTGCGCTCGCTGGAGGCCGTCGCCGACGCGCTGGAGACCACCGCCGTCGAGCTGATGGACTCCGTCGACCCCGCCCACACCGTGGAGGTGGTCCGCGCGGACCCCGAGGACAGGGGCGGCAAGGAGATCCGCACCCTCGTCCCCGGGCACCACCAGCTGGAGGCGCTGGAATTCACCGGCGACCACGACGAGGGCCGCGAGCAGCTCCACCGCAACGACGAACTGCTCTACGTGGTCGAGGGCACCGTCGAGGTCGAGGCCGAGGGCCGGGCCCACCGCCTCGGCCGGGGCGACACCCTCTACCTCACCGGCGGGGTCCGCCACCGCTGGCGCGCCACCGGGCCCGACACGCGCATCCTCCTCGTCACCGTCGCCGATCACGTCGACACCGAGGCCGACACCCGCGACTGA
- a CDS encoding TDT family transporter encodes MVALTTRSPVPPAVASGPAPVRRLPALRHLGPNWYASVMGTAIVATAGAGLPWQPPGLRTVLTVVWALSALLLLVLLAARTLHWARHRDQARAHLMDAAMAPFYGCLAMALLAVGGATLVVGVDWIGLRAAVAVDLVLFTAGTVTGVLAAVAVPYLMVVRHRPAMATASPVWLLPVVAPMVSAALGPLLVPHLASGQLRRTLLYGCYGLFGLSLLGALVMLPLILGRLLTGGPPAPALTPTLFLVLGPLGQSTTAVHQLAEAAPGVVPEPYARGFTVLAVLFGVPVMGFAALWLGLAGALVVRALRRGMGFSLTWWGFTFPVGTCVTGLTGLARQTGLGAFALGAAGLYGLLVTAWLVAGTGTVRRLVSGRLPAPPA; translated from the coding sequence ATGGTTGCCCTCACCACGCGTTCCCCCGTCCCGCCCGCCGTCGCCTCCGGCCCCGCCCCGGTGCGCCGCCTGCCCGCCCTGCGCCATCTGGGCCCGAACTGGTACGCCTCGGTGATGGGTACCGCCATCGTGGCGACCGCCGGGGCGGGGCTGCCCTGGCAGCCGCCGGGGCTGCGGACGGTGCTCACGGTGGTGTGGGCGCTCTCCGCACTCCTGCTGCTGGTGCTGCTCGCCGCCCGCACGCTGCACTGGGCGCGCCACCGGGATCAGGCCCGCGCGCACCTGATGGACGCCGCGATGGCCCCGTTCTACGGCTGCCTGGCGATGGCGCTGCTGGCGGTCGGCGGGGCGACGCTGGTGGTGGGTGTCGACTGGATCGGCCTGCGGGCGGCCGTCGCCGTCGACCTGGTGCTGTTCACGGCGGGGACGGTGACTGGCGTCCTGGCCGCGGTCGCCGTGCCGTACCTCATGGTGGTCCGGCACCGGCCCGCGATGGCGACGGCCTCCCCGGTCTGGCTGCTGCCGGTGGTGGCCCCGATGGTCTCGGCGGCGCTGGGGCCGCTGCTGGTGCCGCACCTGGCGTCCGGCCAACTCCGCCGCACGCTGCTGTACGGCTGTTACGGCCTCTTCGGGCTGAGCCTGCTCGGGGCGCTGGTGATGCTGCCGCTGATCCTGGGCCGCCTGCTGACCGGCGGCCCGCCCGCGCCGGCGCTGACACCCACCCTCTTCCTGGTACTCGGCCCGCTCGGGCAGTCCACCACCGCCGTCCACCAGCTCGCCGAGGCGGCGCCGGGCGTCGTGCCCGAGCCGTACGCGCGGGGTTTCACGGTGCTGGCGGTGCTGTTCGGGGTGCCGGTGATGGGGTTCGCGGCGCTGTGGCTGGGGCTGGCCGGGGCGCTGGTGGTGCGCGCGCTACGGCGCGGCATGGGCTTCTCGCTGACCTGGTGGGGGTTCACCTTCCCCGTGGGCACCTGCGTGACCGGCCTGACGGGGCTGGCCCGGCAGACCGGCCTCGGCGCGTTCGCGCTCGGGGCGGCCGGGCTGTACGGGCTGCTGGTGACGGCCTGGCTGGTGGCGGGCACCGGCACCGTCCGCCGCCTGGTCTCCGGCCGGCTGCCGGCGCCCCCCGCCTGA
- a CDS encoding LysR family transcriptional regulator: protein MSTDEPAVPEPAVPESADAAPAVVAPADPGLARRMPPLGSLQLLLAVARLGSLGRAAEELGISQPAASGRVRVMERDLGLALVDRSPRGSRLTPAGALVTDWAGRVVEASAAFDAGVQALRDRRDARLRVAASLTIAEYLLPGWLIGLRALRPATAVSLRAGNSEAVAALLLDGEADLGFVEGPAVPAGLDAVTVARDRLVVVTAPGHPWTRRAAPLDAAQLAGRPLILREEGSGTRQVLSRAVGGLTAPLLELSSTTALKAAVASGAGPAVLSELAVGDELAAGRLVRIPVEGVRLTRDLRAVWPTGHPPVGPARDLLGLTRGGRG from the coding sequence ATGAGCACCGACGAGCCCGCCGTCCCGGAACCCGCCGTACCGGAGTCCGCCGATGCGGCCCCGGCCGTTGTGGCCCCGGCCGATCCGGGCCTGGCCCGCCGAATGCCTCCCTTGGGCTCGCTCCAGCTACTGCTGGCGGTGGCCCGCCTCGGCAGCCTGGGCCGGGCCGCCGAGGAACTCGGCATCAGCCAGCCGGCCGCCAGCGGGCGAGTCCGGGTGATGGAGCGCGACCTGGGCCTCGCCCTGGTCGACCGTTCACCGCGTGGCTCCCGGCTCACCCCGGCCGGGGCCCTCGTCACCGACTGGGCGGGACGCGTGGTGGAGGCGTCGGCCGCCTTCGACGCCGGCGTCCAGGCGCTGCGCGACCGGCGGGACGCGAGGCTGCGGGTCGCCGCCAGTCTGACCATCGCCGAGTACCTGCTGCCCGGCTGGCTCATCGGGCTGCGCGCGCTGCGGCCGGCCACCGCCGTCTCGCTGCGCGCCGGGAACTCCGAGGCGGTCGCCGCGCTGCTGCTGGACGGCGAGGCCGACCTCGGGTTCGTGGAGGGGCCCGCGGTGCCCGCCGGGCTCGACGCCGTGACCGTCGCCCGGGACCGGCTGGTCGTCGTCACCGCCCCGGGCCACCCCTGGACGCGCCGGGCCGCCCCCTTGGACGCGGCCCAGCTCGCGGGCCGGCCGCTGATCCTCCGGGAGGAGGGCTCCGGGACGCGCCAGGTGCTGTCCCGGGCGGTCGGCGGACTGACGGCACCGCTGCTGGAGCTCTCCTCGACCACCGCTCTGAAGGCCGCCGTAGCCAGTGGCGCGGGCCCGGCCGTCCTCAGCGAGCTGGCGGTCGGCGACGAACTGGCCGCCGGGCGCCTGGTCAGGATCCCCGTCGAGGGCGTCCGGCTCACCCGCGACCTGCGCGCCGTCTGGCCCACCGGGCACCCTCCCGTCGGCCCCGCCCGGGATCTGCTGGGGCTGACGCGGGGCGGGCGGGGCTGA
- a CDS encoding gamma-glutamyl-gamma-aminobutyrate hydrolase family protein, whose product MDVPPLIGVSTYLEDEAGWGVWTMPAALLPAGYAALVRAAGGLVAMLPPDAPERAGAVVARVDGLVIAGGPDVEPARYGAERDPRTGPPAPARDAWELALIDAALSLGTPLLGICRGMQLLNVALGGTLVQHLDGHTGGTGVFGSHPVKPVPGSRYAAAVPEESVVPAYHHQCVDELGRGLSVSAQADDGTVEAIETAGEPWVLGVQWHPEMGEDTRVMRALVEAAATRGRRWSG is encoded by the coding sequence ATGGACGTCCCACCGCTGATCGGCGTCAGCACCTACCTGGAGGACGAGGCCGGCTGGGGGGTGTGGACGATGCCGGCCGCGCTGCTGCCCGCCGGGTACGCCGCACTGGTCCGGGCGGCGGGCGGCCTCGTCGCGATGCTGCCGCCCGACGCGCCGGAGCGGGCCGGCGCCGTGGTGGCCCGTGTCGACGGCCTCGTGATCGCGGGCGGCCCCGACGTGGAGCCGGCCCGCTACGGTGCGGAGCGCGACCCGCGTACCGGCCCCCCGGCTCCGGCCCGGGACGCGTGGGAGCTGGCGCTGATCGACGCGGCGCTCTCGCTCGGCACCCCGCTGCTCGGGATCTGCCGGGGCATGCAACTGCTCAACGTCGCCCTCGGCGGCACGCTCGTCCAGCATCTCGACGGGCACACGGGCGGCACCGGGGTATTCGGCTCCCACCCGGTCAAACCGGTCCCGGGCAGCCGGTACGCGGCGGCCGTGCCGGAGGAGTCGGTGGTCCCCGCCTACCACCACCAGTGCGTGGACGAGCTGGGCCGGGGCCTGTCCGTCTCGGCGCAGGCCGACGACGGCACGGTGGAGGCCATCGAGACGGCCGGCGAGCCCTGGGTGCTCGGGGTCCAGTGGCATCCGGAGATGGGCGAGGACACCCGGGTGATGCGCGCCCTGGTGGAGGCGGCCGCCACGAGGGGCCGGCGGTGGTCCGGCTGA